Sequence from the Marinilabiliales bacterium genome:
GCCTGAGGCCGCTGATCATTGCACACTGGCTCATGGATATTGCCGGTGTGGTATTGACGATCGAATTTTAATCAACAGACTGATGGCACAAAACATCGAAATAAAGGCAAAGGCAGTGAATTTTGACAGGCAGGTACGCATAGCTGCCGGTCTTGCAGGCCAACCCCCTGAACTATTGACCCAGATGGACACATTTTTTAATGTACCGTATGGCAGGCTCAAATTGAGGGAGTTTGGCGA
This genomic interval carries:
- a CDS encoding adenylate cyclase; amino-acid sequence: MAQNIEIKAKAVNFDRQVRIAAGLAGQPPELLTQMDTFFNVPYGRLKLREFG